In Candidatus Polarisedimenticolia bacterium, the following are encoded in one genomic region:
- a CDS encoding lantibiotic dehydratase → MSRTALLRIASLPFDSLAALHGGPLLQDLEALLGAESMLSGEARSLADFLHAAAGESTDDPERAKGRFAVLRLRRDAHNGRRLRGGDMEQGRALLGAGARDRLARYEMWLERRDKARETYEASFGEALGRGRLELLRITSDPLVEHGIYLASGSLLPKLRRLAQADPSRLSHDERHTAAKLAAYVTRMAAKTSPNGLFCSVALARFEGRSTSIEGLPGISHVDVLLSLAEARKVSACLAADPAVEPAILPRPNPTLREKDGSWTFWKPASPRNPTDEEILSRVKDQPVLRLFLEEARGGIHTPAGLLRAVAARGGRDSEELRPFYRTLVERGILIAEIEIPYSSRRRLRELAASARQAGAHAGWIERVERIEDAVDEIPRLAWVARREAMERIVKEVGALPRNRPFKADELFRVDSASSLAIRLPERIIEDLRGPLRVFVRLLAGNYPEALQHRSLVSRFLKNHPADTDVEFLELYGGFAEKDEPLVRPAEFSGPGTEASVGEGESETLSAKRRTWEWFVRMAEESAPGATVELSEATLRSLVGDFPEPRWATGVLFQIAARSPGDLDEGRYELALNGLFNGIGLALARFAHLLGGGRAGADNPVVAELRRAWSTMERPGTLLAELTFNHEARTANAGLRPVLFTHEIELPGDKTSPGVQAIPLTDLVIRYDTAADRLVLRSVSRGVEVIPVLSSGVSPSGIVSELVHLGRQGWQTVGYVPGFHAPQVSRWPRYVCGKLVLFRARWTFRAGEVPPLARGKVLLSDAEFFFETAGWRARHGLPRHVFAHTAAEPKPFYVDLESPLSVDLLRRALASVPGGSEVVLFVTEMLPGPDHLWVRDERGGYATEFLIQLEGGSSSA, encoded by the coding sequence GTGAGCCGCACGGCGCTCCTTCGAATCGCGAGCCTTCCGTTCGATTCGCTCGCCGCGCTCCACGGAGGACCCTTGCTTCAGGATCTGGAGGCGCTGCTCGGCGCCGAGAGCATGCTGTCCGGGGAGGCGCGCTCTCTCGCCGATTTTCTCCATGCCGCGGCAGGCGAATCCACCGACGATCCGGAGCGCGCCAAGGGGCGCTTCGCCGTGCTGCGCCTCCGGAGGGACGCGCACAACGGCCGCAGGCTGCGGGGCGGCGACATGGAACAGGGACGAGCCCTTCTGGGCGCCGGCGCTCGCGACCGACTCGCGCGATACGAAATGTGGCTGGAGCGGCGAGACAAGGCGCGGGAGACTTACGAAGCTTCCTTCGGGGAGGCGCTTGGGCGTGGCCGCCTTGAGCTGCTGCGGATCACCTCCGACCCTCTCGTGGAGCACGGAATCTATCTGGCGAGCGGCTCCCTCCTTCCGAAGCTCCGCCGGCTGGCCCAGGCCGATCCCTCCCGCTTGTCGCACGATGAACGGCACACCGCCGCCAAGCTGGCGGCCTACGTCACGCGCATGGCCGCCAAGACGAGCCCCAACGGCCTGTTCTGCTCGGTCGCTCTGGCGCGGTTCGAGGGCCGCTCGACCTCCATCGAGGGCCTCCCGGGTATTTCCCACGTGGACGTGCTCCTGAGTCTCGCCGAAGCGCGCAAGGTGTCAGCCTGCCTGGCCGCCGATCCCGCGGTCGAGCCCGCCATCCTTCCCCGGCCCAACCCGACGCTGCGGGAGAAGGACGGTTCATGGACCTTCTGGAAGCCCGCTTCGCCGAGGAATCCGACCGACGAGGAGATCCTTTCGCGGGTCAAGGATCAGCCGGTCCTCCGTCTGTTCCTCGAGGAGGCCCGCGGCGGCATCCATACCCCTGCCGGGCTGCTCCGCGCCGTGGCGGCGCGAGGCGGGCGCGACAGCGAGGAACTCCGTCCCTTCTACCGGACCCTCGTCGAGCGCGGGATCCTGATCGCCGAGATCGAGATCCCCTACTCCTCCCGCCGGAGGCTCCGCGAGCTGGCCGCCAGCGCCCGCCAGGCGGGCGCCCACGCCGGCTGGATCGAGCGCGTCGAGCGGATCGAGGACGCCGTGGACGAAATCCCGCGCCTCGCCTGGGTCGCGCGGCGGGAGGCGATGGAGCGGATTGTCAAAGAAGTGGGAGCTCTTCCGCGGAACCGGCCCTTCAAGGCGGACGAGCTTTTTCGGGTGGACTCGGCCTCCTCGCTGGCGATCCGGCTCCCCGAGCGCATCATCGAGGACCTTCGCGGGCCGCTGCGCGTCTTCGTGAGACTCCTGGCGGGCAACTACCCTGAGGCGCTCCAGCACCGGAGCCTCGTCTCCCGCTTCCTGAAGAATCACCCGGCCGACACCGACGTGGAGTTTCTCGAGCTGTACGGCGGCTTCGCCGAGAAGGACGAGCCCCTCGTGCGGCCTGCGGAGTTCTCCGGCCCGGGGACCGAGGCCTCGGTCGGAGAAGGGGAGTCAGAGACCCTCTCGGCGAAACGGCGCACGTGGGAGTGGTTCGTGCGGATGGCGGAGGAATCGGCCCCCGGCGCGACCGTGGAGCTGAGCGAGGCAACCCTGCGTTCGCTGGTCGGGGACTTTCCCGAGCCGCGCTGGGCCACCGGCGTCCTGTTCCAGATCGCCGCGCGGTCCCCCGGCGACCTGGACGAGGGCCGCTACGAACTGGCACTCAACGGGCTGTTCAACGGGATCGGCCTCGCTCTCGCCCGCTTCGCGCACCTTCTCGGCGGCGGGCGCGCGGGAGCGGACAACCCGGTCGTCGCAGAGCTGCGCCGCGCGTGGTCCACAATGGAGCGCCCCGGAACCCTTCTCGCCGAGCTGACCTTCAACCACGAGGCGCGGACCGCGAACGCCGGGCTCCGGCCCGTCCTGTTCACGCACGAGATCGAGCTTCCCGGAGACAAGACCTCGCCGGGCGTCCAGGCGATCCCGCTCACCGATCTCGTGATTCGCTACGACACGGCCGCGGACCGGCTCGTCCTGCGCTCCGTGTCGCGAGGGGTCGAGGTGATCCCCGTCCTGAGCAGCGGCGTCAGCCCGTCCGGTATCGTCTCCGAGCTGGTTCACCTCGGGCGCCAAGGCTGGCAGACGGTCGGCTACGTTCCCGGCTTCCACGCTCCCCAGGTGTCTCGCTGGCCGCGGTACGTCTGCGGGAAGCTGGTCCTTTTTCGCGCCCGTTGGACGTTCCGGGCAGGTGAAGTCCCGCCTCTCGCCCGCGGCAAAGTGCTCCTGTCCGACGCCGAGTTCTTTTTCGAGACGGCAGGTTGGCGCGCGCGCCACGGCCTTCCTCGGCATGTCTTCGCGCACACGGCGGCCGAGCCCAAGCCGTTCTACGTAGACCTCGAATCCCCCCTCAGCGTGGATCTCCTAAGGCGCGCCCTGGCGAGCGTCCCCGGCGGGAGCGAGGTGGTCCTCTTCGTGACCGAGATGCTGCCCGGACCGGACCACCTTTGGGTCCGAGACGAGCGCGGCGGCTACGCCACGGAGTTTCTGATCCAGCTCGAGGGGGGCTCGAGCTCAGCATGA
- a CDS encoding lantibiotic dehydratase C-terminal domain-containing protein, translating into MNSHPALILSIPAPKDRQDAILRETIAPLLREFASSSQLDAAYFERFNKPDWGIRFLLLGAPAWVEKEARPLLLRRVVDAVEGSAFVAEDPEDKWVGGVRERQHLKRIHHLDSLACLERIEIEVRGSRAGTRAQFSLLLVERLLDLFGLTGATRLAFYRRGFQWEQDLGRWDGEVFAALEKKYESQKEVLRSTLECQADEAHAEAWGGADSSGIALRFLDAAREPVTSILAAHAASSLERSLLDLAVFAAHAHSNRLGIHATQEATLRYLAWRARAGRWGGGS; encoded by the coding sequence TTGAATTCGCACCCAGCGCTGATCCTTTCCATCCCCGCGCCAAAGGATCGGCAGGACGCGATCCTGCGCGAGACGATTGCGCCCCTCCTGCGCGAGTTCGCCTCCTCGTCCCAGCTCGATGCGGCGTACTTCGAAAGGTTCAACAAGCCCGATTGGGGCATCCGCTTCCTTCTCTTGGGCGCGCCGGCCTGGGTCGAGAAGGAGGCGCGCCCTCTTCTCCTGCGCCGGGTCGTGGACGCGGTGGAGGGTTCCGCGTTCGTCGCTGAGGATCCTGAGGACAAGTGGGTCGGGGGAGTGCGCGAGCGGCAGCACCTCAAAAGGATTCACCACCTGGACTCCCTGGCATGCCTCGAGAGGATCGAGATCGAAGTCCGCGGGTCCCGGGCGGGAACTCGCGCCCAGTTCAGCCTCCTCCTCGTCGAGAGGCTTCTGGATCTCTTCGGACTCACCGGCGCCACGAGGCTGGCCTTCTACCGACGTGGCTTCCAGTGGGAGCAGGACCTCGGGCGCTGGGACGGCGAAGTGTTCGCCGCCTTGGAGAAGAAGTACGAATCCCAGAAGGAAGTCTTGCGATCCACGCTCGAGTGCCAGGCCGACGAAGCGCACGCGGAGGCGTGGGGAGGCGCTGACTCATCCGGCATCGCCCTGCGATTCCTCGACGCCGCGCGCGAGCCGGTGACCTCGATCCTCGCCGCCCACGCCGCCTCGAGCCTCGAGAGGAGTCTTCTGGACCTCGCCGTCTTCGCGGCCCACGCGCATTCGAACCGCTTGGGCATTCACGCGACGCAGGAGGCGACCCTCCGCTACCTCGCCTGGCGCGCCCGGGCGGGAAGATGGGGAGGCGGGTCGTGA